The Deltaproteobacteria bacterium genome segment AAACAGCGGGACGCTTCGTATTTAGCCTCCTCGGGCGTCAGCAAGGGATCATGACGTTCAAAATCAATCCTGATCTCCTCATCCCGCGTTCCCCTAGGTTCCGTCTCTCTCACACAGTTTAGATTCAACATCTCTGCTACGCACCCCCCTCAAGATAGCTCATTACCTGCTGTGCCACAATTTTTCCAGATGCCATGGCCTCAACCACTGTAGAGGGACCGCTCACCGCATCTCCTGCAGCAAAAACCCCCTCATATCCTTTTACCTGCCCATCTTTGCCAAGAGCAATTGTCCCCCTCTCTGATACGCTTTTTGCATTCAGAAATGAAAGTTCCGAACGCTGTCCTATGGCAGAAATGATAAAATCACCTTCTACCTCAAAAGGCTCTCCTTCCACAAGCATTGGCGTCCTTCTCCCTAACTCATCCCACCCCAAGTGAGCAGGGACACATCTAAGCCCTTTTACTCTTCCGTTTGTCTTTAACACAGCAATCGGGACCAACTGAAACCTGATTTTAATCCCTTCCCTCTTCGCTTTTTTTACCTCCAGGGGATCAGCCGGCATCTCTTCTTCTTTTTCCAGAGATAGCACCTCCACCACTTTTGCACCGACCCTCAATGCAGAGCGAGCCACATCGATTGCTACGTTTCCTCCTCCAATCACTAGGGTTTTACCCCGTAGTTCAACGTTTTGCCCCGTGTTTGTCCTTTGCAAAAAACTCAGCCAGTCCACATACCCCTCACCCCCTTCCCCATGTATGCCGAGTGTGACCGCTTTGTGAGCTCCCACGGCCAATATTACAGCATCTGCACCTTCACTCTTCAAGGTCTCTAAGGGTATACCCTTGCCAATACGAACCGAGTTGATAAATTGAACCCCTAGCGATCTTATAACACCAACGTCGTGATCGATTACATCCCTCGGTAGACGAAAAGGCGGAATACCCACTCTCAACATGCCCCCAGGTTGCTCAAGGTCGTCCATAATAGTTACTATATACCCATGCATAACTAGCTCAAACCCACACGCAAGCCCCGCAGGACCAGCCCCCACAACAACCACCTTCTTCCCCCGAGCAGGTTGCTTGCGCTCGTTAAGCATCTCCAAAATCTCGTCACGATGATCCATCTCATAATGCACCGCATACCGCTTTAATTCCCTTATAGATACCGGATCGTCCCAACTGCCACCAATACAGGCCTGCTCACAGGGGTGATGACACACATAACCACAAACTGCCGGAAGCGGGTTGTCCTGACGTATCACTAACAGGGCCTCCTTCACCTTCCCTGCCTCGAGCAACTGTACATAATCTCGCACCTGCTGACCAATAGGACATGCACCAACACATGGAGGAAGGACCTCCCTGCTCACTAAATCAGTATTCGTGTAGACATAACCCCGTATGGTATCCTCATCGGTCCTGAGATCAGGCAAAAACTCAGCAGGACATGCCCTCTCACACACACTGCACCGCTGACACCGCTGTCTGTCTACGACTGGCCTGTGCGTCCTTCCAACAACCGCCATCGCTCCCCCCCTAAAGCGAAACCCGCCTCAACAGTTTTGAGGTTTAGATCGCGAAATCTCTCATCCACATTCTCTTTGATGGCCGAAACCAAG includes the following:
- a CDS encoding FAD-dependent oxidoreductase gives rise to the protein MAVVGRTHRPVVDRQRCQRCSVCERACPAEFLPDLRTDEDTIRGYVYTNTDLVSREVLPPCVGACPIGQQVRDYVQLLEAGKVKEALLVIRQDNPLPAVCGYVCHHPCEQACIGGSWDDPVSIRELKRYAVHYEMDHRDEILEMLNERKQPARGKKVVVVGAGPAGLACGFELVMHGYIVTIMDDLEQPGGMLRVGIPPFRLPRDVIDHDVGVIRSLGVQFINSVRIGKGIPLETLKSEGADAVILAVGAHKAVTLGIHGEGGEGYVDWLSFLQRTNTGQNVELRGKTLVIGGGNVAIDVARSALRVGAKVVEVLSLEKEEEMPADPLEVKKAKREGIKIRFQLVPIAVLKTNGRVKGLRCVPAHLGWDELGRRTPMLVEGEPFEVEGDFIISAIGQRSELSFLNAKSVSERGTIALGKDGQVKGYEGVFAAGDAVSGPSTVVEAMASGKIVAQQVMSYLEGGA